A single region of the Labeo rohita strain BAU-BD-2019 chromosome 3, IGBB_LRoh.1.0, whole genome shotgun sequence genome encodes:
- the akt1s1 gene encoding uncharacterized protein akt1s1 isoform X1 has translation MASVTKSSNPEIPDNHKESWLALLAAAEAYSQTSGCDLAILTAYKKFRPSGVEVEGTRNHEGGGSQVRKFDYAYHVWGPGALAESSRRYMDDIAVLHSTTVLTAQRHTRLNTEEGGAKLATDVPSDRLTLTGDGVGTVSPNTRLYSQSYPSIYSSATAIGQPGGQHGNGERDREKAAMEEHEKGRERTEIVDLEEEEEEEEEEEEEDLDGRRRNLNESAGVFSMDEDSLSRDCEPFFESDGEEESTDGSLSEEAPPPPRGLAMGHLASRSSNPMAMARSLPVSIPVWGYRNNHAAQGDSHSGERVGCTDLDHIAASMKALLVPGATDGTEMFGALPRPRLNTGDFSLKH, from the exons ATGGCCTCTGTCACCAAATCCTCTAACCCCGAGATCCCCGATAATCACAAGGAGAGCTGGCTGGCGCTGCTTGCTGCCGCTGAGGCTTACAGTCAGACGTCCGGATGTGATTTGGCCATTCTCACCGCGTATAAAAAGTTCCGTCCTTCCGGGGTTGAGGTAGAAGGAACGAGGAATCATGAAGGTGGCGGATCTCAGGTGCGGAAGTTTGATTATGCGTATCACGTTTGGGGACCAGGGGCCCTAGCTGAGTCATCACGGCGATACATGGATGACATCGCAGTTCTGCACTCCACCACTGTACTGACGGCTCAGAGACACACGCGTTTGAATACAGAGGAAGGAGGAGCCAAACTGGCCACGGATGTGCCGTCTGACAGGCTG ACCTTGACTGGAGACGGAGTCGGGACTGTTAGTCCCAACACGAGGCTCTATTCTCAGAGCTACCCGTCGATCTACAGCTCGGCCACTGCCATTGGCCAGCCAGGCGGTCAGCATGGGAACGGAGAGCGTGACAGGGAGAAAGCGGCAATGGAGGAACATGAGAAGGGAAGGGAAAGGACGGAAATTGTGGACttggaggaagaggaggaggaagaggaggaggaggaggaagaagattTGGATGGAAGGAGACGTAACTTGAATGAATCGGCGG gtGTCTTCTCAATGGACGAGGATTCTCTGTCCCGGGACTGCGAGCCCTTCTTTGAGTCTGATGGGGAGGAGGAGAGCACTGATg GCTCTCTGAGTGAGGAAGCTCCTCCCCCTCCACGTGGCCTGGCAATGGGTCACTTGGCATCTCGTTCTTCTAACCCCATGGCAATGGCTCGTTCACTGCCCGTGTCTATACCGGTGTGGGGTTACAGGAACAACCATGCTGCTCAGGGTGACTCCCACAGTGGAGAACGG gTGGGCTGTACAGACCTGGACCACATAGCTGCCAGTATGAAAGCCCTGCTGGTCCCTGGAGCCACAGATGGAACGGAGATGTTTGGAGCACTGCCACGACCTCGCCTAAACACGGGCGACTTCTCTCTCAAGCACTGA
- the akt1s1 gene encoding uncharacterized protein akt1s1 isoform X2 → MASVTKSSNPEIPDNHKESWLALLAAAEAYSQTSGCDLAILTAYKKFRPSGVEVEGTRNHEGGGSQVRKFDYAYHVWGPGALAESSRRYMDDIAVLHSTTVLTAQRHTRLNTEEGGAKLATDVPSDRLTLTGDGVGTVSPNTRLYSQSYPSIYSSATAIGQPGGQHGNGERDREKAAMEEHEKGRERTEIVDLEEEEEEEEEEEEEDLDGRRRNLNESAGVFSMDEDSLSRDCEPFFESDGEEESTDGSLSEEAPPPPRGLAMGHLASRSSNPMAMARSLPVSIPVWGYRNNHAAQGDSHSGERNTN, encoded by the exons ATGGCCTCTGTCACCAAATCCTCTAACCCCGAGATCCCCGATAATCACAAGGAGAGCTGGCTGGCGCTGCTTGCTGCCGCTGAGGCTTACAGTCAGACGTCCGGATGTGATTTGGCCATTCTCACCGCGTATAAAAAGTTCCGTCCTTCCGGGGTTGAGGTAGAAGGAACGAGGAATCATGAAGGTGGCGGATCTCAGGTGCGGAAGTTTGATTATGCGTATCACGTTTGGGGACCAGGGGCCCTAGCTGAGTCATCACGGCGATACATGGATGACATCGCAGTTCTGCACTCCACCACTGTACTGACGGCTCAGAGACACACGCGTTTGAATACAGAGGAAGGAGGAGCCAAACTGGCCACGGATGTGCCGTCTGACAGGCTG ACCTTGACTGGAGACGGAGTCGGGACTGTTAGTCCCAACACGAGGCTCTATTCTCAGAGCTACCCGTCGATCTACAGCTCGGCCACTGCCATTGGCCAGCCAGGCGGTCAGCATGGGAACGGAGAGCGTGACAGGGAGAAAGCGGCAATGGAGGAACATGAGAAGGGAAGGGAAAGGACGGAAATTGTGGACttggaggaagaggaggaggaagaggaggaggaggaggaagaagattTGGATGGAAGGAGACGTAACTTGAATGAATCGGCGG gtGTCTTCTCAATGGACGAGGATTCTCTGTCCCGGGACTGCGAGCCCTTCTTTGAGTCTGATGGGGAGGAGGAGAGCACTGATg GCTCTCTGAGTGAGGAAGCTCCTCCCCCTCCACGTGGCCTGGCAATGGGTCACTTGGCATCTCGTTCTTCTAACCCCATGGCAATGGCTCGTTCACTGCCCGTGTCTATACCGGTGTGGGGTTACAGGAACAACCATGCTGCTCAGGGTGACTCCCACAGTGGAGAACGG aacacaaactga